A stretch of Malus sylvestris chromosome 11, drMalSylv7.2, whole genome shotgun sequence DNA encodes these proteins:
- the LOC126590611 gene encoding uncharacterized protein LOC126590611, protein MGGSSTNSNHKLQDSEKKSSPALVAPPMIGFRATLTWVLLTVSVLYVIYYSNRLLYDRQDCPTTAVDPSTERHLESISNATTSADLKLGEDHKEGDEESPQVAALYQKPRGYDTELKHIMFGIAASSNLWQKRKEYIKVWWRPNETRGVVWLDKRVRTRRSEGLPEIRISGDTSGFKYTNRQGRRSALRISRVVSETLRLGVKDVRWFVMGDDDTVFIVENVVRILKKYDHTQFYYVGSSSESHIQNIFFSYSMAYGGGGFAISYPLAVELEKMQDRCIQRYPALYGSDDRMQACMAELGVPLTKETGFHQYDVYGDLLGLLSAHPVTPMVSLHHLDVVEPVFPHMTRGKALHHLFQSVKLDSASIMQQSICYDKDRYWSISVSWGYVVQIIRGIMSPRELETPSRTFLNWYRRADYTAYAFNTRPVPKHPCQKPFIFYLSSTRYDQGGKKIIGYYTRHKSPIPHCRWKMASPEVVDSIVVLKRPDPLRWEKSPRRDCCRILPSQKNSTMYLSIDNCRVGEVSEL, encoded by the exons ATGGGAGGTAGCAGCACCAACAGCAACCACAAACTCCAAGACTCCGAAAAGAAATCGTCACCTGCACTAGTGGCTCCTCCAATGATAGGCTTCAGAGCCACCCTCACTTGGGTTCTCCTCACCGTTTCTGTTCTCTATGTCATCTACTACTCCAACCGCCTTCTCTACGACCGCCAAGATTGTCCAACCACCGCTGTAGATCCCTCCACCGAACGGCACCTGGAATCCATCTCCAATGCCACTACTTCGGCTGATCTAAAACTCGGGGAGGACCACAAAGAAGGCGACGAAGAATCCCCACAAGTGGCTGCACTTTATCAAAAGCCTCGGGGATACGACACGGAGCTTAAACACATTATGTTCGGGATAGCTGCTTCCTCAAATTTGTGGCAGAAGAGGAAGGAATACATCAAAGTTTGGTGGAGGCCTAACGAGACTAGAGGGGTAGTTTGGTTGGACAAAAGGGTAAGGACTAGAAGAAGTGAGGGGCTACCCGAGATTCGGATTTCAGGAGACACAAGCGGATTTAAGTACACGAATCGTCAGGGGCGGCGATCTGCATTGAGGATTTCAAGGGTGGTTTCGGAGACATTGAGGCTTGGAGTGAAAGATGTGAGATGGTTTGTGATGGGGGATGATGACACGGTTTTCATCGTGGAAAATGTGGTGAGGATTCTCAAAAAGTATGACCACACGCAATTTTATTACGTGGGAAGCTCGTCGGAGAGTCATATTCAGAACATATTTTTCTCGTATTCTATGGCGTATGGTGGAGGAGGTTTTGCTATAAGTTACCCTTTGGCAGTGGAATTGGAAAAGATGCAGGACCGGTGCATTCAGCGCTATCCCGCATTATATGGCAGTGATGATCGAATGCAGGCTTGTATGGCTGAACTAGGCGTGCCACTGACCAAGGAAACTGGATTTCATCAG TACGATGTGTATGGAGACCTACTAGGCCTTCTGAGTGCACATCCTGTGACTCCTATGGTGTCACTTCACCACCTTGATGTAGTTGAACCAGTTTTCCCGCACATGACTCGAGGGAAAGCGCTTCATCATCTATTCCAATCCGTCAAGCTCGACTCGGCTAGTATAATGCAGCAATCAATCTGCTACGATAAAGATCGATACTGGTCCATCTCTGTTTCATGGGGCTATGTAGTTCAAATCATTAGGGGAATCATGTCTCCAAGAGAACTAGAGACGCCCTCAAGAACCTTTCTGAATTGGTATAGAAGAGCTGATTACACAGCATATGCATTCAACACTAGGCCTGTGCCCAAGCACCCATGTCAGAAACCCTTCATTTTTTACTTGAGCTCAACGCGGTATGATCAAGGTGGAAAGAAAATTATTGGCTACTACACCCGTCACAAATCTCCCATTCCTCACTGCCGATGGAAAATGGCGTCACCAGAAGTAGTTGATTCCATCGTAGTCTTAAAAAGGCCGGATCCTCTTCGTTGGGAAAAG TCACCGAGGAGAGATTGTTGTAGAATTCTTCCATCGCAGAAGAACTCGACCATGTACTTATCGATCGACAACTGCAGAGTAGGTGAGGTTAGTGAGTTGTAG
- the LOC126590613 gene encoding uncharacterized protein LOC126590613, which yields MQQRFWSPYSSRVPEDQAFATVGGGAASQQQQPQLKHHHNSTPRASADELPVYDPRSGAGKKEDSSRSVEKCVHAIPVIVFFCLFVLWWFSVSVKVVNIDGRITSVVETEIPLLLNETRIDIAILAAVAMSPVATVPQNLTVNNATEVPSGGRN from the exons ATGCAGCAGAGATTTTGGTCGCCTTACTCCTCTCGAGTACCCGAAGATCAAGCTTTTGCGACTGTCGGCGGCGGCGCAGCTTCGCAGCAGCAGCAGCCACAGCTGAAGCACCACCACAACAGCACTCCAAGAGCCAGCGCGGATGAACTCCCCGTCTACGACCCGCGATCCGGCGCTGGAAAGAAAGAGGATTCTTCAAGGTCGGTGGAGAAGTGCGTCCATGCCATTCCGGTGATCGTGTTCTTCTGCCTCTTCGTGCTCTGGTGGTTCTCCGTCTCAG TAAAAGTGGTGAACATCGACGGAAGAATTACATCTGTAGTCGAAACTGAGATACCGCTCCTTCTCAACGAGACTCGAATTGATATTGCAATCCTGGCAGCCGTGGCCATGTCACCAGTAGCCACAGTTCCTCAGAATCTCACGGTCAACAATGCAACTGAAGTTCCAAGTGGTGGGCGAAACTGA
- the LOC126590612 gene encoding probable serine/threonine-protein kinase PBL5 — protein MSCFRCSKKSTKESEKKITHINTNKPNHQVNTNGTVKKELGVEKELGVKKEEAMKDDQLSLDVKELNIIEGSNDGKTTGKRAQTFTFAELAAATGNFRSDCFVGEGGFGKVYRGYLEKINQVVAIKQLDRNGCQGLREFVVEVLTLSLADDPNLVKLLGFCAEGEQRLLVYEYMPLGSLENHLHGLSPGRNVLDWNTRMKIAAGAARGLEYLHEKMQPPVIYRDLKCSNILLGEGYHPKLSDFGLAKVGPSGDKTHVSTRVMGTYGYCAPDYAMTGQLTFKSDVYSFGVVLLELITGRKAIDNTKPIREQNLVAWARPMFKDRKKFSLMVDPLLQGQYPVRGLYQALAIAAMCVQEQPNMRPVITDIVTALHYLASQKYDPRTNPGQTSKRGPSSPRLKSDDDITQIGGDRPERD, from the exons ATGAGCTGCTTTCGCTGCTCGAAGAAATCAACCAAAGAATCAGAGAAGAAAATTACCCACATCAACACCAACAAACCCAATCATCAAG TGAATACGAATGGGACTGTGAAAAAGGAACTGGGTGTGGAAAAGGAACTGGGTGTAAAAAAGGAGGAGGCGATGAAGGATGACCAGTTATCGTTGGATGTAAAGGAGTTGAATATAATAGAGGGTTCCAACGATGGAAAAACGACTGGCAAGCGGGCACAAACATTTACATTTGCTGAACTTGCAGCAGCAACTGGCAATTTCAGGTCTGAttgctttgtaggtgaaggagGATTTGGAAAAGTTTACAGGGGTTACTTGGAGAAAATTAATCAG GTTGTTGCTATTAAACAGCTTGATCGTAATGGATGCCAAGGACTTAGGGAATTTGTTGTCGAAGTATTGACGCTTAGTTTGGCTGACGACCCTAATCTTGTCAAACTGCTTGGATTCTGCGCTGAGGGAGAGCAGAGGCTATTGGTTTATGAATATATGCCATTAGGATCTTTGGAAAACCATTTGCATG GTCTTTCACCCGGAAGGAATGTGCTTGACTGGAATACAAGAATGAAGATAGCAGCTGGTGCTGCGAGGGGTTTAGAGTATCTGCATGAGAAAATGCAGCCCCCTGTTATATACCGTGACCTGAAATGCTCAAACATTTTGCTTGGTGAGGGGTATCATCCAAAGCTATCGGATTTTGGCTTGGCTAAAGTAGGTCCCAGTGGAGATAAAACTCATGTTTCTACTAGGGTTATGGGTACGTATGGGTATTGTGCACCGGATTATGCCATGACAGGTCAGCTGACTTTCAAATCAGATGTTTATAGCTTTGGGGTTGTTCTTTTGGAGCTTATCACAGGAAGGAAAGCTATTGATAATACAAAACCCATCAGAGAGCAGAACCTGGTAGCATGG GCAAGACCCATGTTCAAAGATCGGAAGAAATTCTCATTAATGGTGGACCCGTTGCTTCAAGGTCAGTATCCAGTCAGGGGATTATACCAAGCTCTTGCTATTGCTGCGATGTGCGTTCAAGAGCAGCCCAATATGCGGCCTGTCATAACCGACATAGTTACAGCGCTGCATTACCTTGCATCCCAGAAATATGACCCCCGAACCAATCCTGGTCAAACCTCGAAAAGGGGTCCATCTTCTCCAAGATTGAAGAGTGATGATGATATAACGCAGATTGGAGGTGACAGGCCAGAGAGAGACTGA
- the LOC126588198 gene encoding uncharacterized protein YKR070W isoform X2 — translation MSLRILRNAWRSRNGDLLSSAFSQIIIRSFSQLSSQSTPDAFGIAFDIDGVVLRSEAPIGGSPRAFGRLYENSGNLRIPYVFLTNGGGFSESKRALELSSLLGVKISTLQVLQGHTPFKQLVNRFENELIVAVGKGEPAAVMAEYGFKNVLSIDEYASCFENIDPLAPYKKWITKQVADQYSTVKAVAAKDLVLSQRVQAAFVVSDSVDWSRDIQVLCDILRTGGLPGRGIGHQPQLYFANDDLAYQAAFPSERFGMGAFRIALESIFNRIHPHALEYTTFGKPNPFVFKNAELVLKQLVLSLQDKVQVLNPANAGSHNFKTLYMIGDNPAVDINGARQAGHPWFSILTRTGVFKGKENHAEFPADLVVDTVEEAVDFILRKECSS, via the exons ATGAGCCTCCGAATTCTGAGAAATGCTTGGCGGAGCCGAAACGGTGACCTACTGTCATCCGCTTTCTCCCAAATCATCATACGCTCATTCTCGCAACTCTCCTCGCAGTCCACACC GGATGCCTTCGGCATTGCGTTCGACATCGACGGCGTCGTTTTACGAAGCGAAGCTCCCATCGGAGGCTCTCCTCGGGCCTTCGGAAGATTGTACGAAAATTCTG GTAATCTCAGGATTCCATACGTGTTCTTGACAAATG GAGGTGGGTTTAGTGAATCCAAAAGAGCCCTTGAGTTAAGTTCACTTTTAGGAGTGAAGATTTCAACTTTACAG GTTTTACAGGGCCATACACCTTTTAAGCAGTTAGTAAACAG ATTTGAGAATGAACTCATTGTTGCTGTGGGAAAAGGAGAACCTGCTGCTGTGATGGCTGAATATGGATTTAA aaATGTTCTTTCAATTGATGAATATGCATCCTGCTTCGAAAACATTGACCCGCTAGCACCATATAAAAAATGGATAACTAAGCAAGTTGCTGATCAGTATAGCACAGTTAAGGCTGTTGCTGCCAAAGATCTTGTTCTCTCACAAAGAGTTCAGGCGGCGTTTGTAGTTAGTGATTCTGTTGATTGGAGCAGAGACATTCAG GTTCTATGCGACATTTTAAGAACCGGTGGTCTTCCTGGTCGGGGAATTGGACACCAACCACAGCTGTATTTTGCGAATGATGACCTTGCATACCAG GCTGCTTTTCCTTCTGAGCGTTTTGGAATGGGAGCTTTCAGAATAGCACTGGAATCCATCTTTAATAG AATCCACCCTCATGCTCTGGAGTATACAACTTTCGGGAAGCCAAATCCATTCGTATTCAAGAATGCAGAACTTGTACTTAAGCAACTTGTGTTATCTCTTCAAGACAAGGTTCAAGTTCTCAATCCAGCAAATGCTGGAAGCCATAATTTCAAAACACTGTATATGATAGGAGATAATCCTGCAGTTGACATCAATGGCGCACGGCAG GCTGGCCATCCCTGGTTTTCTATTCTGACAAGGACAGGGGTTTTCAAGGGAAAGGAAAATCATGCTGAGTTTCCGGCGGATCTG GTTGTTGACACTGTGGAAGAAGCTGTGGACTTTATTTTGAGAAAGGAGTGCAGCTCTTAG
- the LOC126588198 gene encoding uncharacterized protein YKR070W isoform X1, translated as MSLRILRNAWRSRNGDLLSSAFSQIIIRSFSQLSSQSTPFNFIRDAFGIAFDIDGVVLRSEAPIGGSPRAFGRLYENSGNLRIPYVFLTNGGGFSESKRALELSSLLGVKISTLQVLQGHTPFKQLVNRFENELIVAVGKGEPAAVMAEYGFKNVLSIDEYASCFENIDPLAPYKKWITKQVADQYSTVKAVAAKDLVLSQRVQAAFVVSDSVDWSRDIQVLCDILRTGGLPGRGIGHQPQLYFANDDLAYQAAFPSERFGMGAFRIALESIFNRIHPHALEYTTFGKPNPFVFKNAELVLKQLVLSLQDKVQVLNPANAGSHNFKTLYMIGDNPAVDINGARQAGHPWFSILTRTGVFKGKENHAEFPADLVVDTVEEAVDFILRKECSS; from the exons ATGAGCCTCCGAATTCTGAGAAATGCTTGGCGGAGCCGAAACGGTGACCTACTGTCATCCGCTTTCTCCCAAATCATCATACGCTCATTCTCGCAACTCTCCTCGCAGTCCACACC TTTTAATTTCATCAGGGATGCCTTCGGCATTGCGTTCGACATCGACGGCGTCGTTTTACGAAGCGAAGCTCCCATCGGAGGCTCTCCTCGGGCCTTCGGAAGATTGTACGAAAATTCTG GTAATCTCAGGATTCCATACGTGTTCTTGACAAATG GAGGTGGGTTTAGTGAATCCAAAAGAGCCCTTGAGTTAAGTTCACTTTTAGGAGTGAAGATTTCAACTTTACAG GTTTTACAGGGCCATACACCTTTTAAGCAGTTAGTAAACAG ATTTGAGAATGAACTCATTGTTGCTGTGGGAAAAGGAGAACCTGCTGCTGTGATGGCTGAATATGGATTTAA aaATGTTCTTTCAATTGATGAATATGCATCCTGCTTCGAAAACATTGACCCGCTAGCACCATATAAAAAATGGATAACTAAGCAAGTTGCTGATCAGTATAGCACAGTTAAGGCTGTTGCTGCCAAAGATCTTGTTCTCTCACAAAGAGTTCAGGCGGCGTTTGTAGTTAGTGATTCTGTTGATTGGAGCAGAGACATTCAG GTTCTATGCGACATTTTAAGAACCGGTGGTCTTCCTGGTCGGGGAATTGGACACCAACCACAGCTGTATTTTGCGAATGATGACCTTGCATACCAG GCTGCTTTTCCTTCTGAGCGTTTTGGAATGGGAGCTTTCAGAATAGCACTGGAATCCATCTTTAATAG AATCCACCCTCATGCTCTGGAGTATACAACTTTCGGGAAGCCAAATCCATTCGTATTCAAGAATGCAGAACTTGTACTTAAGCAACTTGTGTTATCTCTTCAAGACAAGGTTCAAGTTCTCAATCCAGCAAATGCTGGAAGCCATAATTTCAAAACACTGTATATGATAGGAGATAATCCTGCAGTTGACATCAATGGCGCACGGCAG GCTGGCCATCCCTGGTTTTCTATTCTGACAAGGACAGGGGTTTTCAAGGGAAAGGAAAATCATGCTGAGTTTCCGGCGGATCTG GTTGTTGACACTGTGGAAGAAGCTGTGGACTTTATTTTGAGAAAGGAGTGCAGCTCTTAG